The nucleotide window ACAAAAGATAGTAGTTTTGTATTTCTTGGCTTACGATtagataaataatgaaaagagCTAAGTGAATCTCTACCTCTTTTCAATGATcgcttaaaaaaatatattgaaatatttttttgataaatacgaCTCTAAATGCCCTTAATAAATGCTAAAGCATTGCGACGCAGTGCTCCGTACTCCATAGttatcattataaattttaaatacagtaaaatttctttattcgcGGTGTATATGGTATACGGAATGATATTATATGGGACTATAGGGGATATGTTCCTAGGTGCCAAtataaaaaatcagtttaattgaagttttcgaatatttcaattaattatctTAAGGTTTAGGCAATggtttgaataattttgtaattttctcttgCCTGGCAGTTTTTAAAAGCTCCTTAATTCAGACTGATATCCAGCAATTTGCCTCTTAAAAATAAGACTTCGCAATCGCAAAGCACATTTGCCATTCTTAAACCTTCactaagatttttcaaattaaatgtcaCGTTTCCAGTGCTTGTTGAAGCCTCTTCTTCAACGGGCTGTAAATTTGACATTTCCTCCTGGCTTCAGTCAAATTTCAACTTGCGATTCAAGCAACTCCTGTATGTCACTTGATTCTATTAGTTCGAATCTATTTCATTCGCGATTTCGACTATATTTGCAGTAAAATTTTGAGCTTGCACAGATTCTTCGTCATTTTCCGCAGTCAGAGCAGTCCACAAGATTTTCTAGATGATTTCAATGTATGTTGATCTAGTTCTTCTAATAATTCTTTAATAATGTTTACGATGCATTTTGCTATGTCAAATTTCTTCCAGCATTCCATAATATTCATCCCTATACCAATAATCGTGCCGGCCTATTACATCTACTATCAATGCCttgttgaataaaattaatttaagtaaaatttttgacGTAACTTCTTATTTCTTTCATTCAATACATAAATTATCAAAGCTTATGGGATTTTATTTATGGGTATTGGAAATTCTATAAACCTTTTTTAagtaaaactttattttgttcATGTCATATTTGTAAAGTGTCTGGAAtttaaatactttcaaaattgtGATAGTAATAATAcgatcaaactttttttttagttatatcCAAGTGAAAAGTTAAACTCACCTTCAGCTCTGAAGCTGCTGACATACGACGTTTTGTTAGAAAATGTGATACCAAAAATGATGCACTTTACAGAACAAAACCGAATTTTTGACATTCAACTTTTtgccatatatgtaatactcctatatggacagttcttTTGGGGAAAAATGtctctacgttacggtgccgaaagtatttattttctctctcgttcgagacactttatctatactgcgcatgctttaTTTCGCGTAaaagatgcgcagaactaactgaagcgcCCGGAGGAGAGAGATAActatacactatttgtttcacttagtcagaacaccttccacttatagaaactgtctttATAggagtattatatatatatggttTTTGCAATTACAGGGACAATATGCTTTCCATCTACATATATGCATTACATTGTATATTGCTTTACTCAAGTCAAATAGCCtttacatataaaaacaaaatcatcatttaatctaaatgaatttataggttagaattttttaaacaaggcCTCGCTATAAAGCTGCATTCtatgttttcattatatattagAATCCAATCTTTGCTTTAACATAATTATGAACCAAAAAAGTATCGTCACCAAAattgttataatgaaaataaatcttatttgTATAAAGATTGAAttcttttgtataattttcatattcttatTATCTGATAAATGAAACACAATCAATTTTCTAAACTAATACGAAAGCTTGTATAAACTGTTTAGCAAACGAATACCAGTGACGTACTTCAAGGAAATTTCCACAAATAAAACAACCAAACGAAATAGGTATTTTTTTAAGTACGTCCCTGTTGATTATTCAAGTAACTGCCAatcaaataatgtaaattagaactaatttaatttaatttgaattgttGATAAGTAATTTTAAGATCCATCCTCTAATCATTGCCTTGTGTATCtgttgaaaacaaatattccaatttttatacTTATTACCACCCCTTAATTTATTTCTCGATAAAACTAACATGTGCTGAAGTATCAAATTAGATACATTTGCTcattgaaactatttttaaaaatacaaaaatgcaTGTCTCAAGGAAATGGCAACATCTGTTTATAGAggtttttactttttcttcgtgtgcttacaattttttgatagaatACAGTTTTGACATGTGTCAATGAGAGCTCATCTATCAGGAAAGAGTGAGAGAGAAGtgaagttttcaataaatattcggTCGTATTTAATTGTTGCATTGCTGACAAACTGACTGTGCCTCCACAAGTCAAGTCAATATCGGAATTTAACTATCTTTTCcctatttatgtatataaacaTGTATAATGCAAGTATGTTTAAAAATTGGATTTATTTGATTGGCATTTCAACAAAATACACAATATATCAAATCATATCATCAAAATCACCTCATACTAAATATATTAATCcttgaagaaatttattagaaaaataaaaaaaaatcttagtataaaaactattttaatatatatacagggtctATACTGACCAATATGTACGTTAAAAACTAACTCATAtgtatatttacatatttagaATAGAACCTTTAAACTTTGGTATTAAGtggttttattatatttttataagcatatatattttgtatcaaaagtCCGATCTTTTGAATTGTgtataatgttttatatttttgtaattcatttgTATATCCTCTAGAACACAAATAcggaattgaaattttgtaatgtgtaaagatttaagaaatttagaagaaaaatgttaaatacattttaaaaataatgatccacaTTTATGAATGGatacatttcatttttcttgACGTCATCAAAGAAAAACCGCACATAGTATTAACAACTCGTAGAAAATCGCATTAGTTAAATAAGCGTGACGTCATTTGACATAAAGTACAACACTATACACTAAAAGAAAATGTTCGTTTATAGATTACAAActattatttcacattttattatagtgtaaataaagaaaacatttttcagtGTATTATTTTGCACTATCCCAGCCACTTGAACATTTTTAGCGTCATGTCAGGAAATTGTCGGATGTTAGTACCTTTCTGACGTCATcattaaaatgtattgaatGATCTGCACAGTGGCGTCATCATAAAAAACGTTTCTAAAGTGTCTATCTTATCCAGTAGATATTCTAATTACAATCTACGATGGCttttatacatttcttataAAAAGAAAGTATTCCGAAAAGTGACAAGTGCATAGACAGATATACAAAGAATTACATATTATACAATATTCGTACTCCGTAAATAAGAACTctagtaaaattattatacatataaGGACAATAAACTGTCTTTATTGATTTAGCAAATAAATACTTTCCAACCAAATCATGtagtttcttttcaaatttagttaaattaaattttttttttaattgaatacgTCTAAAAACACTTAAGACATATGAGCTTGGAACACAAGAATCAATTCGGTAAGTTTTGTGTCAAGTGTCAAATTTGAAAGCATGTCacaaattaattgtttatttattgccGAATCCGAAATACAAGATACTTGATTAACTGAATATAATAATGGAAGCACTTCTTTGAAACTATActttttactatatatatatatatatatatatatatatatatatatatatatatatatatatatatatatatataaaatttcattttcaacaaaCCCAGCTGTAAAtccaaaaatatcgattaaagGCCACATAACGTCAATTCTTCAATTTGTGTTTAAAGCAAATTTTGATGCTCGTGAGCCCAAAATATCTGTTGTTTGATAGATAAGAGGAAAACGCAATTCAAAAACGACAATTTGGAACGTGGATTAGAAGTATTGCGCACCCATCTGCTCGACTGGGTGCTCAATTTGTCTAATTGGAAAGCAACTATTGGGTGCATTCCACTTAGCTTATAGAGTTAAAATAGTAAACCCAAGTGGAATGGATTACGAGGCGTTTTGAGCATAGAGATAAATATTAAGGAATggtaaattagaaaaaataaggCGAAAGATTCAAGaagttatgttataatttgtaagcTATTGAATCTTTTAGTGGAGTGCTTAACTgatttacattgaaataaaatcaaaatatcttccgTGGCtgaagtaaaaaatttgatgGTTCGTCACAAGAATGCttctaaattatttagaataCCTCATACCGgatcaaataatgagatatatTCTGATGGTTGCGATCTGCGTtgcttgagttttgaaaattacacCAATTCTTTCAACGCTCACTTCGACCCACCTCTTGACAAGGGTCGATGTGAACTTTAGTCATAACGTCATGAGTGATGCTCTAGCTGTGACCACAACGATTATAGTGGCTATGTGGAACGTCCAAGAGTATTTCAGGCGCCgtgaacgcttagtggaatgcacccatTGTGTTATCTGTCATGTCCTATGTCAATAAAGAATAAGGTTATGTTTAATTctatagttgaaaataaaatttggttaTTATTTATCACGGTTTTTATGTGTGGattaaaagtatattaaaacTAGTGGTGATCGAAGTTAAGAATGAATAAATTGAGGTTAacgtttttatttctataaattcaatGTCCACGAAATAAAGCTTATTTTATCCCACTTAAATCTTGCTAACCTTCACTAAATTTTGTTGTGCAATCAATATAAATTGTGCTATGTATCTGATCACAATGCTATCATTGTGTAGACTTCGCATCTGTGCAAATGATAATGAATGTATTTCAAATGTAtccgtcaattttttttaaaacttctcGAAATCCTTTATGTGGTTATCATCAAAATGTGCACCAGTGAAAATGACAAAGTTCGTGGTACTTACGCGTTTAAAGTGTTCCAATATGAGAAAATCGAACCGaatataaattcgaaaataccACTGCCACGGAGCGGGCATAGAATAGACGCCGATTCCTCTAACTTCTATTCGTTTGGCGGTTACAATCCTTTATCCAGAGACGACCAAGTACGTGAAATGGAAGATGATGTTTGGGTACATTCATTTCCATTGTTTCAAGAGTTGTGGAAGTTCAATTTTGCTACAAGGGAATGGACTAGGTACAAAAATAGTTACACACTACCCATGGAATTGGCATCAAATGCTATGATTCTTCATGGAAACGTCTTAATGGTATATTTTTGTgtaagatttttaaaattggtttcactaatattcaaaaattctgttACCAAAAGCTTTGTTTCATTTGTGTATGATTAAATGCAATATCACCATATTTTACATAAAGTTTATAGAaaggatgaaatattttttcaaagaaatcatTCGAGCTAGTACCATTcattaattagtaattttttaaacaatccaATAGTTTCTACATGAAATTTTGCTTTAGGGTGGTACTTAAGAACTgattttgtttttcacttttcttCACAAATATATAGGACAATATGGGCATAAATGCTTAAATATCAAGCTAATTCAATCCCAAATCATTCTATTGGATCCAAATCTGGAGACTATAGAAATGTAGTCATGATTTGTCATTTCCCTActgatattcaaatttttaataattaataattttaatttaagaaaatagtaaatataaCAATTGTTAATTTAAATCAAAAGGAAGGCTAGGCTGTTCACCTTGGGATCTGGCATTTAGTAAAAGATCAAGTCTGATGAAAGTGACctcaacataaataaaatttagtacttaaataaattgttttactaTGAAAATTATGTAATCCATTAAGTACATGCCAATGTCATTCCATaacatttgttaatatttattatttatgtttgatTACCAGGCCACATACTGAAGGTACATAGTAGCTGACACATTTGTTGATAACCAAGTTTCCAATTCAGATTCCATACAATCTTTTCATAATGTGCTatgatgaaaatgaatttttgttataataataattggaacAATGTAATTCATCccgtataaaaattataaaaacaattaaatatatatgaaatttttttttgataaatcgccttcattttgataaaaaattaatttcaaaaagcaGGCAAACCCATAAAAACTAAATTCTGACATGCTCAAAAACTATCcagtaaagaaaaataatttgatccATGAAAAAACGTTATTAGGATTAGGGGAGGAACCATTAAATATTAACAggttaattttgaataaattattattttgacaaatttaaGCTTGTATTTTCTTCACTGTTAATTGAACCTATTTCATTGTTTGAGATGcccttttgttttatattttttctttgcacTTCACTAAAATCAGGAAAAGATAGAAAGCTACGGATTATTTCCTCGATACTTTTGACTGCGATCATGcgactttcaatttttttgcttaaGAGTGTATGAGTAAGAAACATATAAACAttcaagtgaaattttttattggtggTTTGATGAAACTCGTCttgaaacatttcaaatataatttatttatcaatataaaaattttacattcatGTACACTATTCTGGTATGTTCTGCTTTTAATTATTTACGAAGATAATCACTTTCTCCTTTATCGATTTCATCTCTTTAGTTTTGGTTACACAGTTTTTAAATCTTGTGGTAGTGGTATAAATTTCCCTTTTATGTAAcaacaaaattaagaaaataccAGACGAATCATATGGTTGAAGTAATTATATTTGATAGATATATTGTTCTATAGGGTTGGTCATTAGTCATGCAATCAAGGTTGTGgtcatcattattttgtttttatatatttctctctcacataaaaataaattaaaaactttttttcaatttttatttaagtatataTCTAAAACCATTCATTTTAGTTTTCTGAGACACTGGATTTTAAAATTGGGAATGTTTTCGATACTCTTACTTTAAGGTGTGTATCTTTGTTAataatccatatttttttatgtgtgtATACCTCGAGGAAATTCATCTGTATTTTGTGTCTTCCATTTGATATACAGTTGTCAATAAATGTTGGTTATTGAGTGGGAGTGGTTTGCAGAAATAAATACTTTGAATAGCATATGCAAATATAAACTCAAATTCAATTAGAATATTGTATTCATTTGATTAATAGTGTTTTCAAacattaattcaaatatattgactttcattgatatttttacatatataagAGGATGATCCAAcaaagaaaaacacaaaaattttggaaaagaatatatttatttttcaaaaacacgaTTTATAAACACAATTGGTAGTCCTCAACTTTTTGTACAAGAACATcccaaaatattcaaaataggTATTTTCTCCCAACTATTCTATAATCTTGGATCTATAGAATTTAGTCATCCTAATATCTGCATAATATCAATAACTTATTACTGGTTTTGTTTCGTTTCAGTGTCTtttcattaaacaaaaaattaatagtcAATAAACAAGCTTCagagaataatttattatttattgcatattaagaaatgtttccatattttttaggTTTATGGAGGGACGGGTTCACCGTTTGGGATAAGATGTAGCAATCAACTTTACGTTTGTAAGGTTAACGAGGAAAATAGTTTAATGATCGAAATCCATACAACCGGTCAGCTTCCTTTACCATTATATGGTCAAGCACTTATTTATCATAACGATCACCTATATACCATTGGTGGTACTACTGGATTATCATATACCTGTGACATTCACAGGTAAGTCATCGATGTAGTCGAAAAAATGaataagttttcaattataatgttTCAACTCTCCATCGACAATATATATGCTCCAGTGGGCGCATATAGGCCTCCGTCTATATCCGTTGTGTCAGATTAACAACTACcaaatgttttagaaaatccaatCAGCCACATAGGCTTGAACTTTTGTACATCACTGGGCAAATTCTTATGTTTACCTTTGTGTTTGAGCCTCTCAGATGACGAGATTTAGTAGTTTCTTTATCCCCCAAGCACCAGTGACATTTTGCATTGTGTGTGATGCCTGTGACATTGAGATATCATCTAGGATTTACTGGTAAAAGACAAGTTAATAGACATCAAGCCCGTTTTAAGTACTTGCCAGGTGTTTACATCCATCTCCATGTAGACTTGCGATCTGACTTTTTAGAGATATGATAGCCACACTTTTGGTTACAACAAGAATCGGCTGTAGCCCAAATTTCATGGTTAGTTTTCTTGGAAGGATTGTGAAATTGGTAGTTGATCCTTGAAACCTATTTCAttaggtaaataaatattttagggaaatattcattattttcatcatgtTGGTTCTAAATGAAGacttttttcctttaatttcatgaaaatgaatttctattgGTAGGATGTCGTTTTTTAGGGTTtgtttgaaatggaaaaaaattatatccaatttggtttttttgtagattaaatataaaaacaatgaattgGGAAAGTGTATATCTTTGCAATGGATTGGGAGAATATGAACCGAAGGGTCGATACAGGCATGAAGTTGGATTCGATGGcagatatatttatttattaggcGGTGGTACAACTGATGAAGCGTATGGTTTTAGATACATCCCCACatttgatatagaaaaaaacgTCTGGCTGaggaaaaaaacaaacagagaTCCTGCCAAAGGTAGGAAACATTTTCACATATTATCTATCAGTTTACGAACTGAATATTTCCATATTAATCATTTGTTTCCTATgcttcaataaatattaaacctAAACATTTTTCAGTTATTGTTAGCATTGAAAAATTAAGGgggtaaatatatattttttataagacACAACAAacttaaatttgagaaaatttattcaaaaaatatataaaagaacaCAAACAGAAAAGTAGGGACAGTTTAGACCAACAGAATGAAAATGGAACCATCTATTCGAGTTTGAATACAAAAGGAACTGTCTAAAGCAGTCTAAAAAGCATAAACAGTATGGAGTGGCCAACAGAAAACACAAATAATCcagagtagttcaaatgaaatAGTAAGAGTGTAATACCGCTGAAATCAACCAGAAACACTCCAGAACTACCCAAATCATACGGTACAGCTCAAATAAAACAGGAACAAACTAGAACAGCTCAAATAAAACAGGAACAGACTAGAAAAGCTCAAATAAAACAGAAACAGACTAGAACATCTCAAATAAAACAGGAACAGACTAGGCAGCTCAAATAAAACAGGAACAAACTAGAATAGCTCAAATAAAACTGAAACAGAAAATCAGATATACCCAAATAAATCAGGAACAGTTcagaatattagaaataaacaaTCCCGGATGGTTTAATCAAAGGGGAACAGTCTAGGATAGATTGAATGGACATAAATAGTTCAGAGCAATTAAAATGACATGGGACATAATCCCGAGCTACTTAAATAGAACAGGAATAGTGCAGAGTAGCTCAAATAAAGTAGAAACAGCCTTAGGTAGCctaaataaaacgaaaatggTTCAGAATAGAACAAATAAACCGGAACAATTTAGAggatttgaaataaaacgaaaaaaaattataaccgcataaataaatcagaaacttttactgtatatatatatatatatatatatatatatatatatatatatatatgtattttttatttatctatggaaagTATGATATTAAATGTCCGAATTGGTACAATTTCCAGAAGACTATAAgtgtttacttttttaattgaattaaaattattaattttccaatACCTGAAATACCTTCAATACCTTTTGTacagaattttcataaattttttttatagaaatatcgACAACGACTGTTATTATTGTAGGTTTCCCCGAACCACGCAGATGTCATGGAGCAGTACAAATAACCTACAATAACTCCATACAACTGTTCATCACCGGCGGTCACGATGGGGAATGTGCTTTCGACGATCTATGGCGAttagatttacaaaattttcaatggaCTTGTTTTGATTTGTGTAGGTTGCCACAACCGACCTATTTCCACGCCACTGCAGTGAGTCCGGAGGGTAGGTTGTACGTTTTCGGCGGCATTTATAGCGGAGACGAGGACGTAACTAGgaataatgatatttattcgACATGGCTGTGTATACCTAAATTAAGTGAAATTTGTTGGGAAGCTGTACTACATTATACtcctaatattaaaaaacttgaacatAGTGAGTTAATCGATATGGGGTTACCGAGGAGGTTTCTGCAGAGACTGGATAATAAGGAGGTATcgaaataataatgaagaaatatcCCACTGTGTTGATTTTAAATGTGATATCCGGATTTTAATTGAATTGTCATCCGAGATTCAGTATATACATTCGATACAAgtataattactttttaattaatacttttttaaatattggtatgtatcgattcatttcaataaaattatatacaatttaatTGAGTATTTTATTCGTtagttaatcaaaattaaaatctattaaaataattgcggctttttgaaaaattgataaaaaattttggaaaaatagatTATGTCATACATACCGACGAAGCCAGTTCGGTCTTGTTGATTGCTTATATTGTCAGATGACAATGACAAGTgacattttctataaatagtTTCTCCATGATAAGCAattacatttttacaaaaagtcAACAAACACCTCGTTAataactaaatttattattagaatgtattaaaaagaaaaaaattatctttatcaatataattgacAAAATAAGTTTACATGAACAGATTCCCCATATTTCTCTAAGATCTGCTATCCTGTAATCCCCATTGAGGTATGGGAGCTTGTTAAAGGGGATCCGAACTGCTGATCAAAAGAAGTTTACAGTTCCCTAGATATTAAGTTAAATAAATGCCCTTTTTCCCTATTGTACAAAAAAACTCATAGAACTAGGAAAAAATTCCTTTGTTTGGCATCCCTACAATTGTTCGCAAATTGATTGTCAGTATTTGCTAAAACAGTGTTGTCAATTCTACTTAATATTTTACCAggtttaaaatgattaaaatggAAGGTTTTTTGCAAATATGATTATGGATGTCAAATACTACAGtaccttcaattttttttcattgtattattaataaattgagaaaattaagaCCAGTATGCGGTTTCACTACATCCTATgcaaaataattcacaaaatacgaaatttttatGTATGGGCGTTAAAGTGTGACAACTGCGCTTACCTAGTTTGTTTGAAACGAGTGCGTTCAGCTGAACGCTAACATAACCCACACAATTCTTGAAATAAAGACGAATGATTtacatctaaataataatttttcaacatattgtAATTcgaataatgaaaacaaaatttattatatattgttttattgtatttgtccACAACAAATTGGAATTGGAAATAGAatcgtcttcttttttatagcTCTCAATTCCAACCACTTCTCTTGATTAGGCACGTACATTTCTGCCGGCATTAGTTCCCCATCCTCTTCTCCACCAGAATCTTCAAcatctaaaataaattgaatgaatttcgAAATAAGATAACATAGTATTTGTACGTACGTATAGATGTCGTCTTATTCTTATCCGCCATTTGTATCCTCTCTCCCGGTCTCCTTAACAACAATCTCCCTACTCCTTCGCACCTTTTCAATACTTCGTTTTTTAGTAATTTCTTTCTCATTGTATCACTTAAATTCGCGCGGTCTGTTAACCACAATATTATGTATCTAAAATCGCATAGTAATTGATGAGCCCCATAAtgactaaattttattttatttatataaatgtgaTCTAACCAACATTCGCAAATTAAGGTTAGGATCATGTTGGCTATCAAGTGATCCTCGGTTGCGTCG belongs to Diorhabda carinulata isolate Delta chromosome X, icDioCari1.1, whole genome shotgun sequence and includes:
- the LOC130900711 gene encoding kelch domain-containing protein 10 homolog isoform X1, yielding MYFKCIRQFFLKLLEILYVVIIKMCTSENDKVRGTYAFKVFQYEKIEPNINSKIPLPRSGHRIDADSSNFYSFGGYNPLSRDDQVREMEDDVWVHSFPLFQELWKFNFATREWTRYKNSYTLPMELASNAMILHGNVLMVYFCVYGGTGSPFGIRCSNQLYVCKVNEENSLMIEIHTTGQLPLPLYGQALIYHNDHLYTIGGTTGLSYTCDIHRLNIKTMNWESVYLCNGLGEYEPKGRYRHEVGFDGRYIYLLGGGTTDEAYGFRYIPTFDIEKNVWLRKKTNRDPAKGFPEPRRCHGAVQITYNNSIQLFITGGHDGECAFDDLWRLDLQNFQWTCFDLCRLPQPTYFHATAVSPEGRLYVFGGIYSGDEDVTRNNDIYSTWLCIPKLSEICWEAVLHYTPNIKKLEHSELIDMGLPRRFLQRLDNKEVSK
- the LOC130900711 gene encoding kelch domain-containing protein 10 homolog isoform X2, whose translation is MYFKCIRQFFLKLLEILYVVIIKMCTSENDKVRGTYAFKVFQYEKIEPNINSKIPLPRSGHRIDADSSNFYSFGGYNPLSRDDQVREMEDDVWVHSFPLFQELWKFNFATREWTRYKNSYTLPMELASNAMILHGNVLMVYGGTGSPFGIRCSNQLYVCKVNEENSLMIEIHTTGQLPLPLYGQALIYHNDHLYTIGGTTGLSYTCDIHRLNIKTMNWESVYLCNGLGEYEPKGRYRHEVGFDGRYIYLLGGGTTDEAYGFRYIPTFDIEKNVWLRKKTNRDPAKGFPEPRRCHGAVQITYNNSIQLFITGGHDGECAFDDLWRLDLQNFQWTCFDLCRLPQPTYFHATAVSPEGRLYVFGGIYSGDEDVTRNNDIYSTWLCIPKLSEICWEAVLHYTPNIKKLEHSELIDMGLPRRFLQRLDNKEVSK